The DNA window CGGGACCGCATTGGCATGCTCGTACTTGCCCGGGCGGGGGTGTGAATCGAAATAGAAGCGGCCGATCAGCTTGCCGCCGTCGTACATTTCATAAGCTTCGACCTTCTTTGCCCACAGCGGCGTCTTCCACGGGCGGATGTCGACGCCGAACAGGCTCTCGGTCAGCTTGAGAACGCCGTCGCGAACATTGTCGTAGGCGAAATATTTGCGCGCTTCCTGCCGGTCGTAGCCGTACATCTGCTTCTGGACGAGCTGGCTGACATAGCCATTGTCCCACGGCTGCAGCTTGGTCGCACCGGGCTGCAACTGCTGCAGGACGGCGAGTTTCTTCGCATAGTCGCGCTCCGCCGCAGGCCTTGCAGCCGCGGCCATCTCGTCCATCAGCGCCTGCACCTTTTCAGGCGTGTTGAGCATCCGGTCCGCGAAATTCAGCGAGGCGTAGTTCGGCCGGCCGACGAGCTTTGCAAGTTCGTCTCGTTTGTCGATCAGCTGGCGAAGCACGGGATCGTTCGCCGGATAGGCGCGCTGCATATATTCGCGGTAGAAACGCTCCCGGACCGCGCTGCTCTTCGCGTAAGTCATGACCGGGCCGTAGTCGGTATAGTCGGTCTTCAGCGTGATCTTGCCCTCGGTGCCGGGCTTGTGCGCGTCCATGAAGTCCTGCGGCAGTCCGTCGAGCTCGGCCGCAGTGGCCGTGATGCTCCGCTGGCCCTTGGGGACGTTGGCTTCGAACTCGGTAGTAAGCTTGGCGATCTCATCGCTCAGCGCCTGCGCCTTCGCGCGGCCGGCGGCGTCGAGGCCGATACCCGCGAGCTCGAAGCCCGTCAGAACTCGAGACAGATAATATCTGGTGGTTTCGTCAGCGGGTGCCGGAATGGCATTGATCCGCTCGTAGATCGGGCGCGACAGGGCCATTTTGTTACTCTCCGCCGCCGCCCGCACCTCGCACTTTTCGCCTGCGGTCCGCGCAGCCGCCGTGGCGCCGGTCTCGCGATAGAGCGTCACCTCGGCGTTGGTGGCGGCAACCTGGTTGACGAGATCGTCGAACGCGCGGAGCGTCCCGTCGACGGTCGCCGAGCCCTTGCTCTTCTCAAGCGCGGTTCGCATCGCTGCTGCCCGCCCGATCATCAGGTTGCACCGCTGGTTGATCTGCGCTGCCGTCGGCACACCGGTAAGGATGGGCGGGATCGCCGGGGCGCTCAGCGCCGCCGAACCGACCAGGCACGAGCTCGCGAACAGAAGCTTGGCAAAGTGACGCATCAGATCCCCCCGACGAATATGTGGCGCGCAGCCTAGCGGAGGCACTGTGCCTAGCCAATCGGCGGTTCGGCCCGCTAGGCAGCGGCGCGATGGCATCCCGCAAGAGCCGCCTTACCGACCAGCCGGCCGAGCAGCGCCCGCTGCTGGCCATCGCACTTCGGCTGGCGGCAGCCGTGCTCCTCGCCTTGATGTTCGCGGGCGTGAAATGGGCAGGGCGGCACGGCGTCGGCGTGATCGAGAGCTTGTTCTATCGCCAGCTCGGCACGGCCTTGTGCGCGCTCGGCTGGGTCGCGGTGGGGCCGGGGTTCGGCTCGCTGCGGACGCAGCGCGTCGGCGCCCACGTCGCACGGATGCTGATCGGGCTGGTGGCGATGGGCCTGAACTTCTTGGCCTTCATGCTCCTCCCGCTCGCCGAAGCGACGACGATCGGCTTTTCGGTACCGATCTTCGCG is part of the Sphingomicrobium sp. genome and encodes:
- a CDS encoding M3 family metallopeptidase; this encodes MRHFAKLLFASSCLVGSAALSAPAIPPILTGVPTAAQINQRCNLMIGRAAAMRTALEKSKGSATVDGTLRAFDDLVNQVAATNAEVTLYRETGATAAARTAGEKCEVRAAAESNKMALSRPIYERINAIPAPADETTRYYLSRVLTGFELAGIGLDAAGRAKAQALSDEIAKLTTEFEANVPKGQRSITATAAELDGLPQDFMDAHKPGTEGKITLKTDYTDYGPVMTYAKSSAVRERFYREYMQRAYPANDPVLRQLIDKRDELAKLVGRPNYASLNFADRMLNTPEKVQALMDEMAAAARPAAERDYAKKLAVLQQLQPGATKLQPWDNGYVSQLVQKQMYGYDRQEARKYFAYDNVRDGVLKLTESLFGVDIRPWKTPLWAKKVEAYEMYDGGKLIGRFYFDSHPRPGKYEHANAVPLRNGVRGSVPVAALVMNLPAGGHKTGLMEHEDVETFLHEYGHLLHAIFGGQNKRWAAQSGVATEWDFVEAPSQMLENWVYDYDTLKQFAVDDSGKPIPAELVEKMNKARYFSIGMDDMRQLGLSNIALQYYSRPAPADLGAAAREYDAKYNLLALPEFTQFQDSFSHLGGYGAAYYTYRWSVVISDDLFTAFAKNGLHDRATAERYRRLVLEPGGTKPAAQLVQDFLGRPISIEAYRAKMAKDQ